In Horticoccus luteus, the following proteins share a genomic window:
- a CDS encoding DNA-3-methyladenine glycosylase I produces the protein MSPSASSARCAWAAAEPNLTYHDTEWGVPLHDDRALFELLTLEGAQAGLSWTTILNKRENYRRAFDQFDVAKVARYGARDTARLLADAGIVRHRLKIAATLANAKAFLAVQREFGSFDRYLWAFVGGRPLQPQRRTMADVPTRSPESDALSKDLLRRGFKFVGPTICHAFMQASGLINDHLITCPRHRLCARLR, from the coding sequence ATGTCCCCCTCCGCTTCCTCCGCCCGCTGCGCCTGGGCCGCCGCCGAGCCCAACCTCACTTACCACGACACCGAGTGGGGCGTTCCCCTCCACGACGACCGTGCCTTGTTTGAACTTCTCACGCTTGAGGGCGCGCAAGCCGGCCTGAGCTGGACCACCATCCTCAACAAACGCGAAAACTACCGCCGCGCCTTTGATCAATTCGATGTCGCGAAAGTCGCCCGTTACGGCGCTCGCGACACCGCCCGCCTCCTCGCCGACGCCGGCATCGTCCGCCATCGCCTCAAAATCGCCGCCACCCTCGCCAACGCGAAAGCCTTCCTCGCCGTGCAACGCGAATTCGGCAGCTTCGATCGCTACCTCTGGGCGTTTGTCGGCGGCCGGCCTCTCCAACCGCAGCGCCGCACCATGGCCGACGTCCCCACCCGCTCGCCCGAGTCGGACGCCTTGAGCAAAGACTTGCTCCGCCGCGGCTTCAAATTCGTGGGCCCGACAATCTGCCACGCCTTCATGCAAGCGAGCGGTCTGATCAACGATCACCTCATCACCTGCCCACGCCATCGTCTCTGCGCCCGACTTCGATAG
- a CDS encoding YihY/virulence factor BrkB family protein: MLRWFRILLTAAKEWNADHVFRHSAAVSFYTLFSLAPITVIAAALAGAVLGKERAGDALQQQLTELIGADSAKMIQQTGEKAAEATHGTWITTTIGVAVLLFGATTVFSQLQDSLNAIWKVQQKPSRSGWLVLLTQRILSFAMVLTMGFLLLVSLILTTALESLTAHFGAGWNGAVLKIADLSVSLAVMTVLFALILKVMPDVEVRWREVWRSGLVTAVLFTIGRFAISLYLAHSTIASVYGAAGSLVALLIWIYYTAAIFFYGAEFLKADRAAHRLPVTPKKTAVLERSQAGTGA; this comes from the coding sequence ATGCTTCGCTGGTTTCGGATCCTCCTCACGGCCGCCAAGGAATGGAATGCTGATCACGTGTTTCGGCACAGCGCGGCGGTGAGCTTTTATACGCTCTTTTCCCTGGCACCCATCACGGTGATCGCGGCGGCGCTGGCGGGCGCGGTGTTGGGCAAGGAGCGGGCGGGCGATGCGCTGCAGCAGCAACTCACGGAGCTGATCGGCGCGGACAGTGCAAAGATGATTCAGCAAACCGGCGAGAAGGCGGCGGAGGCGACACACGGCACGTGGATCACCACGACCATCGGTGTCGCCGTTTTGCTTTTTGGAGCGACGACGGTGTTCAGTCAGTTGCAGGATTCGCTCAACGCGATTTGGAAAGTGCAGCAGAAACCGAGTCGGAGCGGGTGGCTGGTGTTGCTCACGCAGCGGATCCTCTCCTTCGCGATGGTGCTGACGATGGGTTTTCTTCTGCTGGTCTCGCTCATCCTGACCACCGCGTTGGAAAGTTTGACCGCCCATTTTGGGGCCGGTTGGAATGGCGCGGTGCTGAAAATCGCGGACCTCTCGGTCTCGCTCGCCGTGATGACAGTTCTTTTTGCGCTGATCTTGAAAGTGATGCCCGACGTGGAAGTGCGATGGCGGGAGGTGTGGCGAAGCGGGTTGGTGACGGCGGTGTTGTTTACGATCGGGCGGTTCGCGATCTCGCTCTATCTGGCGCATTCCACGATCGCGTCGGTTTACGGGGCGGCAGGATCGCTCGTGGCATTGCTGATCTGGATCTACTACACGGCGGCGATTTTCTTTTACGGGGCGGAATTTCTGAAGGCGGATCGCGCGGCACATCGTCTGCCGGTGACACCGAAAAAGACGGCGGTATTGGAGAGGAGTCAGGCCGGGACGGGTGCATGA
- a CDS encoding alpha/beta hydrolase family protein, which yields MNSPWRWAWWWCALSCGLPVVQAADGAAGSTSWHGYAREDFTVAGRPCLLISPHAAAPGNPWVWRAEFFGDEHAPQVELALLARGWHVAYMQASDMYGAPKAIGLFDAFYRELVERRGLARRPVIEGFSRGGLYAFNFAATYPERVGALYLDAPALDIKSWPGPKHPLWKQCLACYGLTEAEAMTAKVSPLDRIAPVAAAKIPIIGVAGDADETVKPAENLLKLEQRYRALGGEIEVIIKPGGKHHPHSLPDPTPIVTFIEAKRLK from the coding sequence ATGAACTCCCCGTGGCGATGGGCGTGGTGGTGGTGTGCGTTGTCCTGCGGTCTTCCGGTCGTGCAGGCAGCCGATGGCGCCGCAGGCAGCACGTCATGGCACGGTTACGCGCGGGAGGATTTCACGGTGGCAGGACGGCCGTGCTTGTTGATCTCGCCACACGCGGCGGCGCCGGGGAATCCGTGGGTGTGGCGGGCGGAATTTTTTGGCGACGAGCATGCGCCGCAGGTGGAGTTGGCGCTGCTGGCGCGGGGCTGGCACGTCGCCTACATGCAGGCGAGCGACATGTATGGCGCGCCGAAGGCGATCGGGTTGTTCGACGCGTTCTATCGCGAGCTGGTGGAGCGGCGTGGACTGGCGCGGCGGCCGGTCATCGAGGGCTTCAGCCGGGGCGGATTGTATGCGTTTAATTTTGCGGCGACTTATCCGGAACGCGTGGGAGCGCTTTACCTCGATGCGCCGGCGCTCGACATCAAGAGCTGGCCCGGGCCGAAGCATCCGTTGTGGAAGCAGTGCCTGGCGTGCTACGGGTTGACGGAAGCGGAAGCGATGACGGCGAAAGTGAGTCCGCTGGATCGCATCGCGCCGGTCGCGGCGGCGAAGATCCCGATCATCGGCGTGGCCGGCGACGCGGATGAAACGGTGAAGCCGGCGGAAAATCTCCTCAAGCTGGAGCAGCGTTATCGTGCGCTGGGTGGCGAGATCGAGGTGATCATCAAGCCGGGCGGGAAACACCACCCGCACAGTTTGCCCGACCCGACGCCGATCGTGACGTTTATCGAGGCGAAGCGCTTGAAATGA
- a CDS encoding cytochrome c biogenesis protein, translating into MKRLIPLLALVLALAAVGASLWPPQNPDAFDLTGFSRLPVLVNGRVKPLDTVARNALLVLQGRQRVGAPNSDLTRTPQQWLLDVLFDPAKANTYPTFEIDHPDVLALVGQTDETLAIHYESPAKRTMAVVGFLPSRFRRFSFDALKPHFEAIDRQAGLATEVDPQQRSRYQKAVLQLRDNIALYTRLQRSAAMPDGDNFLAELNQFQAALPAGIAAVQARQAGKPFDEAAFQRIVDFGQRYDLMAKSAYLMIVPHDGSWRNAGDALIDTFRTGEIDPGVLTYAGLGYAWRKQDARAFNEIVRLYREQLEKQVPATLRKTDLEARFNAAEPFGLGMNLYVAAFFIAIASWLIWPAILGRSAFWVLVVAFGVTTVGILVRMWIEGRPPVTNLYSSALFVGWIAVGLCVVLETIYKNAIGTVAAGAVGFGTLLIAHHLALGGDTMEMMRAVLDSNFWLATHVVVVTTGYGATFLAGFLAIIYVVMGVFTPWLARRPGAAGGMDSRAVAAAPSGGKTAGPTMARADTNAQMLGRMVYGIVCFATLFSLVGTILGGIWADQSWGRFWGWDPKENGALIIVLWNAIILHARWGGLVKQRGLMILAIFGNIVTSWSWFGTNMLGIGLHSYGFMEAAFWWLLAFIAVQLLLIALANLPVEKWRSFRTREV; encoded by the coding sequence ATGAAGCGCCTCATCCCGCTCCTCGCCTTGGTGCTCGCGCTCGCCGCGGTGGGTGCGTCGTTGTGGCCGCCGCAAAATCCGGATGCGTTTGATCTCACCGGCTTCAGCCGCCTGCCGGTGCTGGTGAACGGTCGCGTGAAGCCACTCGATACGGTGGCGCGCAACGCGCTGCTGGTCTTGCAAGGCCGCCAGCGGGTCGGCGCGCCCAACTCCGACCTCACGCGCACGCCGCAGCAGTGGCTGCTCGATGTGTTGTTCGATCCGGCGAAGGCGAACACGTATCCGACGTTTGAGATCGATCATCCCGATGTGCTCGCGCTCGTCGGGCAGACGGACGAGACGCTCGCGATCCATTACGAGTCGCCGGCGAAGCGCACAATGGCGGTGGTGGGTTTCCTGCCGAGCCGTTTCCGGCGATTCAGTTTCGATGCGCTCAAGCCGCACTTCGAGGCGATCGACCGGCAGGCGGGACTGGCGACCGAGGTCGATCCGCAGCAGCGCAGCCGGTATCAGAAAGCGGTGCTGCAGCTCCGCGACAACATCGCGCTCTACACGCGGCTCCAACGCAGCGCGGCGATGCCCGACGGCGATAATTTTCTCGCCGAACTGAACCAATTCCAGGCGGCGCTGCCGGCGGGAATTGCGGCGGTGCAGGCGCGGCAGGCGGGCAAGCCGTTCGACGAAGCCGCCTTCCAGCGGATCGTCGATTTTGGTCAGCGTTACGACCTGATGGCGAAGTCCGCCTACTTGATGATCGTTCCGCACGATGGTTCGTGGCGCAACGCGGGCGACGCGCTGATCGATACCTTTCGCACCGGCGAAATCGATCCCGGCGTGCTGACATATGCGGGCCTCGGCTACGCGTGGCGGAAGCAGGATGCCAGGGCGTTCAACGAGATCGTGCGGCTCTACCGCGAACAGTTGGAAAAACAAGTGCCGGCGACGCTGCGCAAAACCGACCTCGAAGCGCGCTTCAACGCGGCGGAGCCGTTTGGCCTCGGGATGAACCTCTACGTCGCGGCGTTTTTCATCGCGATCGCCTCGTGGCTGATCTGGCCGGCGATTTTGGGGCGCAGCGCGTTTTGGGTGCTGGTGGTGGCGTTTGGCGTCACGACGGTCGGCATCCTCGTGCGCATGTGGATCGAAGGCCGGCCGCCGGTGACGAATTTGTATTCGTCGGCGCTCTTTGTCGGCTGGATCGCGGTGGGATTGTGCGTCGTGCTCGAGACAATTTATAAGAACGCGATCGGCACGGTGGCGGCGGGAGCGGTGGGCTTCGGCACGCTGCTGATCGCGCACCATCTGGCGCTCGGCGGCGACACGATGGAAATGATGCGCGCGGTGCTGGACTCAAACTTCTGGCTCGCAACGCACGTCGTGGTGGTGACGACGGGTTACGGGGCGACGTTTCTGGCGGGTTTTCTCGCGATCATCTACGTGGTGATGGGCGTGTTTACACCGTGGCTGGCGCGCCGGCCGGGCGCGGCGGGAGGGATGGATAGTCGCGCGGTGGCGGCGGCGCCGTCGGGAGGCAAGACGGCCGGGCCGACAATGGCGCGAGCGGATACGAATGCGCAGATGCTCGGGCGGATGGTTTATGGCATCGTGTGCTTCGCGACGTTGTTCAGCTTGGTCGGCACGATTCTCGGCGGCATTTGGGCGGATCAATCGTGGGGACGTTTCTGGGGCTGGGATCCGAAGGAAAACGGAGCGCTCATCATTGTGCTATGGAACGCGATCATCCTGCACGCGCGCTGGGGCGGGTTGGTGAAGCAGCGCGGTCTCATGATCCTGGCGATTTTCGGCAACATCGTGACGAGCTGGAGCTGGTTTGGGACGAACATGCTCGGCATCGGTCTGCACAGTTACGGCTTCATGGAAGCGGCGTTCTGGTGGCTCTTGGCGTTCATCGCGGTGCAGTTGCTCTTGATCGCGCTGGCGAATCTGCCGGTGGAAAAGTGGCGGAGTTTCCGCACGCGCGAGGTGTGA
- a CDS encoding TonB-dependent receptor plug domain-containing protein, whose protein sequence is MNPKKLHSNRPRRSLGLGFGFIFLIALLANPLRAQESLQSIVDRLEAENAALRSENAKLRHQTPPAETPAAAPASPRAVAPAESPANTTASSSRSLPTDSGVTVMSAFEVRSDRDHGYLKTNAATATRIGMEIQKVPMNVSVVSREFIDDTNARSLMDLLRYTAAASGDTRYAMRRPGNEATPQGAFTVRGFPVNTIMRNGVFRYIAYNMDSVDRVEVVQGPAAVFFGQGYPGGVINYVTKQPVFAKIPTTFRYSINDNSGQKLTADINVPLSKRVAFRLTGGWEDTQGERRFEFRKNVNYTPSMTFVPFDSGKLKINIEAESLHESFNQNDYDWIYSDFAGWRTAALASGPKVPNTTSTPSLAYATYINNKRVATGDYALPAYTKVERGAYYTDANGNFIHDKAFNYTSRGARTTNDVSSFTATADVSPTEWLDGRYVFLHDNSRFNNIEGVTTPWGDGIHWNVGASATSGYYRLTDTHQLDLIFKFNTGGLKHKILTGYNYTTYLQNYLGNDIKFTPYYGHVPGSTNPVANPGYGTTGGTQVADNLVGEGRSHDTGPPTVNQVVRDRNGNIKLVKAVYSNFDPGFETYPTIDILFPMDRVWLDGYKPINSAAYLNYQLSAFNDRLNIIAGYRRQWQQEKGQYLEANYPWYQVPVNAWRDPANYPADAWGYGANYIQALRVYKRHGDAWMAGASFAVTNAINVYASVSKTFQFNIGNVGGVFTGNEIPVVQSALDQNGGSFQYLGQTITSVNQFVAIEKSRGAYDDLRDENGMNWELGAKISTQDSRIVGTFSVFRGERTNQMLDDPVAQSNLSEPLNYNTTLFAPGTVGYNTRVFRWRTTNLKNRIEGAQAEVIWSPLPNYQAVINGSWLWTAKTLYDKTKPMPGTPDYNAGTAAQKVAWDIYYGARIENVPEYRFNVFNKYTFSDGFARGGSVGLGMRYSSKTVVSRSVDWNPLNGGYQAGDYVVFDVTLSYPWQIFGQNIATSLGIYNATDEQYSEGSFVLSPGRNWLFSNTLSF, encoded by the coding sequence ATGAACCCCAAGAAACTACACTCCAACCGCCCGCGGCGATCCCTCGGCCTCGGGTTTGGTTTTATATTCCTAATCGCTCTGCTCGCCAATCCGTTGCGCGCGCAGGAGAGCTTGCAGTCAATCGTCGATCGTCTGGAAGCGGAAAACGCCGCGTTGCGCAGCGAAAACGCGAAGCTTCGCCACCAGACGCCGCCGGCCGAAACGCCGGCCGCGGCGCCGGCCAGCCCGCGCGCGGTCGCGCCCGCGGAGAGTCCTGCGAACACCACCGCGTCCTCGTCGCGCAGTCTGCCGACGGACAGCGGCGTGACGGTCATGTCGGCCTTCGAAGTGAGAAGCGACCGCGACCATGGTTACCTGAAAACGAACGCCGCGACCGCCACCCGCATCGGCATGGAGATTCAAAAGGTGCCGATGAACGTCTCGGTGGTTTCCCGTGAGTTCATCGACGACACGAATGCGCGATCCTTGATGGATCTGCTGCGTTACACGGCGGCAGCTTCGGGCGACACCCGTTATGCCATGCGCCGGCCGGGCAACGAGGCGACGCCGCAAGGGGCGTTCACCGTGCGCGGCTTTCCGGTCAATACCATCATGCGCAACGGTGTCTTCCGCTATATTGCTTATAATATGGACAGCGTCGACCGCGTGGAAGTGGTGCAAGGACCTGCGGCGGTGTTCTTCGGCCAGGGTTATCCGGGTGGCGTGATCAATTATGTGACGAAGCAACCCGTGTTCGCGAAGATCCCCACGACGTTTCGCTATTCGATCAACGATAACAGCGGGCAGAAGCTGACGGCGGACATCAACGTGCCGTTGTCGAAAAGAGTGGCGTTTCGGCTCACCGGGGGGTGGGAGGATACGCAGGGCGAACGACGCTTCGAGTTTCGGAAAAACGTGAACTACACGCCGAGCATGACCTTCGTGCCGTTCGACAGCGGCAAGCTGAAGATCAACATCGAAGCGGAGTCGCTGCACGAGAGTTTCAACCAGAACGATTACGATTGGATCTACTCCGATTTTGCGGGCTGGAGAACGGCGGCGCTGGCGAGCGGCCCGAAGGTGCCGAACACCACCAGCACGCCGAGTCTGGCCTACGCCACTTACATCAACAACAAGCGCGTGGCGACGGGTGATTATGCACTCCCGGCCTATACTAAAGTGGAGCGCGGCGCTTATTACACCGATGCCAACGGCAACTTCATTCACGACAAGGCGTTCAATTACACCAGCCGTGGCGCGCGCACGACCAACGATGTGAGCTCGTTCACTGCGACGGCGGATGTTTCCCCGACCGAGTGGCTCGATGGGCGTTACGTGTTCCTCCATGACAACAGCCGCTTCAATAATATCGAAGGCGTGACCACCCCGTGGGGCGATGGCATTCACTGGAACGTCGGCGCAAGTGCGACGTCGGGCTACTACCGGCTCACCGACACGCACCAGCTCGATCTGATCTTCAAGTTCAATACCGGAGGTTTGAAGCACAAGATTCTCACGGGCTACAACTATACGACGTATCTGCAGAACTATCTGGGGAACGACATCAAGTTCACCCCTTACTACGGACACGTGCCCGGTTCCACCAACCCGGTTGCCAACCCCGGCTACGGCACCACGGGCGGCACGCAGGTGGCGGACAACCTCGTGGGCGAAGGCCGCAGCCATGACACCGGCCCGCCCACCGTGAACCAGGTCGTGCGCGACCGCAACGGGAACATCAAGCTGGTCAAAGCTGTGTATAGCAATTTCGACCCGGGCTTCGAAACTTACCCCACGATCGACATCCTGTTCCCGATGGACCGCGTCTGGCTCGATGGCTACAAGCCGATCAATTCCGCCGCGTATCTGAACTATCAGCTCTCCGCGTTTAACGACCGGTTGAACATCATCGCGGGCTACCGGAGGCAATGGCAGCAGGAGAAGGGGCAATACCTCGAGGCGAACTATCCGTGGTATCAGGTGCCCGTGAATGCATGGCGCGATCCGGCAAACTATCCGGCCGATGCATGGGGTTACGGCGCGAATTATATTCAAGCCCTGCGCGTCTACAAACGGCATGGCGATGCCTGGATGGCCGGAGCATCCTTTGCCGTGACGAATGCGATCAACGTGTATGCGTCCGTGTCGAAGACGTTCCAATTCAACATCGGCAACGTCGGCGGCGTCTTCACCGGCAATGAAATCCCGGTGGTGCAAAGCGCGCTCGATCAAAATGGCGGGTCCTTCCAGTATCTCGGCCAGACCATCACCTCGGTCAACCAGTTCGTGGCCATCGAGAAAAGCCGCGGGGCCTATGATGACCTGCGCGACGAAAATGGCATGAATTGGGAATTGGGCGCGAAGATCTCGACGCAGGACAGCAGGATCGTCGGCACCTTCTCCGTCTTCCGCGGCGAGCGCACGAACCAGATGCTCGATGATCCGGTCGCGCAGTCGAATCTCTCGGAGCCGCTCAACTATAACACGACGCTGTTTGCGCCCGGCACGGTGGGCTACAACACCCGCGTCTTCCGCTGGCGCACGACGAACCTGAAAAACCGCATCGAGGGTGCCCAGGCCGAAGTGATCTGGTCGCCGCTGCCGAACTATCAGGCGGTCATCAACGGTTCGTGGCTGTGGACGGCGAAGACGCTCTACGACAAAACCAAACCCATGCCCGGCACGCCGGACTACAATGCCGGCACGGCCGCGCAGAAAGTGGCGTGGGACATCTATTACGGCGCCCGCATCGAAAATGTGCCGGAATATCGCTTCAACGTGTTCAATAAATACACGTTCTCCGACGGCTTCGCGCGCGGAGGTTCCGTGGGGCTGGGCATGCGTTATTCCTCGAAGACGGTGGTCAGTCGCTCGGTGGACTGGAATCCGCTTAACGGTGGCTACCAAGCCGGCGATTACGTCGTGTTTGATGTGACATTGAGCTACCCCTGGCAGATCTTCGGGCAAAACATTGCGACGTCGCTTGGAATCTACAACGCGACCGACGAGCAGTATTCCGAAGGCTCGTTCGTGCTGTCGCCGGGCCGCAACTGGCTCTTTTCGAATACGCTTTCGTTCTAA
- a CDS encoding LacI family DNA-binding transcriptional regulator, with translation MLPAPVTLSVLAKNCQLSVATVSRALSGHPNVKPEVRARVLRVAEQCGYRRNQLVSELMGQMRGRRTQQFIGNLAVVHVPTPSQPAMRPMQRRMITSAQARGQELGFAVEVFSLNRESGGPATLGRVLRARGIVGVIFLQPNSNDTTNGFPWANFATLQIDYGSPIPKLHTVCLDHHLTLTSALGQLRSLGYGRAGMFIERHKDERLIHKWSAAFRSFQENQGGIDHLPVLMADHMNPATFMDWYRRHRPDLIIGHVDQVLGWLRAAGVSAPADIGFFNLNWNERSETCAGLDLQPELHGIVAVETIAAQIHRHESGLPDDPRTVAISGKWVDGPTVRATAAAPERHAAPTH, from the coding sequence ATGCTCCCCGCCCCTGTCACGCTTAGTGTTTTGGCTAAGAATTGTCAGCTCTCGGTGGCCACGGTCTCCCGCGCGCTCTCCGGGCATCCCAATGTCAAACCCGAGGTCCGCGCCCGCGTGCTGCGTGTCGCCGAGCAATGCGGTTACCGACGCAATCAGCTCGTCAGCGAGTTGATGGGGCAGATGCGGGGCCGCCGCACCCAGCAATTCATCGGCAACCTGGCTGTCGTCCACGTGCCCACGCCCAGTCAGCCCGCCATGCGACCGATGCAACGCCGCATGATCACGTCCGCCCAAGCTCGCGGACAGGAACTCGGCTTCGCGGTCGAAGTTTTCAGTCTGAATCGTGAGAGCGGTGGTCCGGCCACGTTGGGACGCGTGCTGCGCGCCCGCGGCATCGTCGGCGTGATTTTTCTCCAACCCAACTCCAACGATACCACGAACGGCTTTCCTTGGGCGAATTTTGCGACGTTGCAGATCGATTACGGGTCACCGATTCCGAAGCTGCACACCGTTTGCCTCGATCATCATCTCACGCTGACCAGTGCGCTCGGCCAACTCCGCTCCTTGGGCTATGGCCGCGCTGGCATGTTCATCGAACGGCACAAAGACGAGCGCCTCATTCACAAATGGTCCGCGGCGTTTCGCTCCTTCCAAGAAAACCAAGGCGGGATCGATCACCTCCCCGTGCTGATGGCTGACCACATGAATCCCGCTACTTTCATGGACTGGTATCGCCGCCACCGCCCCGATCTCATCATCGGACACGTTGATCAAGTGTTGGGCTGGCTTCGCGCGGCCGGAGTTTCCGCGCCCGCGGATATCGGTTTCTTCAATTTGAACTGGAACGAGCGCTCCGAGACCTGCGCCGGGCTGGACCTGCAACCTGAACTTCACGGCATCGTTGCCGTGGAAACCATTGCCGCCCAAATCCACCGCCACGAGAGCGGCTTGCCCGATGACCCGCGCACCGTCGCCATCAGTGGCAAATGGGTCGATGGCCCCACGGTGCGCGCCACGGCCGCTGCGCCCGAGCGTCACGCGGCACCGACCCACTGA
- a CDS encoding cytochrome c biogenesis protein ResB has product MRSLWHSLLVFFSSLTLTVVLLALSIVLVFWATLAQVKIGVWGVQEQFFRTLFVLGFIPGTRIPVPLFPGGYLLGGMLLLNLFAAHLYHGKFAWRKLGIHLTHLGLVLLLLGELFTSIWQEEFQMRLTDGETKSYSESYRDVELAVIDRTDPKVDDVVAVPQKVLAHGEPIQQASLPFRIVPRAFYPNAVLQLRSKVPNAPESPATQGIGPQVVVTPIPITYKQDERNLPAAIVELVGPDGSLGTWVVSAMLGAPQHVNYAGHDYVLTMRFERNYKPFSLKLIKFSHDVYEGTDIPKNFSSLVEVKTPDGRDNREVNIYMNHPLRYAGLTFYQSGYEGEHTTILQVVRNPSWLMPYIACLIMAFGLVIQFGLSLIKFARRRRAASDPAAV; this is encoded by the coding sequence ATGCGCTCTCTCTGGCATTCTCTGCTCGTTTTTTTCAGTTCGCTGACGCTGACGGTCGTGCTGCTCGCGCTCTCGATCGTGCTCGTTTTCTGGGCCACCCTGGCGCAGGTGAAGATCGGCGTGTGGGGCGTGCAGGAACAGTTTTTCCGCACGCTGTTTGTGCTGGGCTTCATTCCCGGCACGCGCATTCCGGTGCCGTTGTTTCCGGGCGGCTACCTGCTGGGCGGCATGCTGCTGCTCAACCTGTTTGCGGCGCATCTTTACCACGGCAAGTTCGCGTGGCGGAAGCTCGGCATACATCTCACGCATCTCGGCCTCGTGCTGCTGTTGCTGGGCGAACTCTTCACGTCGATCTGGCAGGAGGAGTTTCAAATGCGGCTGACCGATGGCGAAACGAAGAGCTATTCGGAGAGTTATCGGGATGTGGAGCTCGCGGTCATCGATCGCACGGACCCGAAGGTCGACGACGTCGTGGCGGTGCCGCAGAAGGTGCTGGCGCACGGCGAACCGATCCAGCAGGCGAGCCTGCCGTTCCGGATCGTGCCGCGCGCGTTCTATCCGAACGCGGTGCTGCAACTGCGCAGCAAGGTGCCGAATGCGCCGGAGTCGCCGGCCACGCAGGGCATCGGTCCGCAGGTCGTGGTGACGCCCATTCCGATCACGTATAAACAGGATGAGCGCAATCTGCCGGCGGCCATTGTCGAGCTGGTCGGGCCGGACGGCTCGCTCGGCACGTGGGTCGTGTCGGCGATGCTGGGCGCGCCGCAGCACGTGAATTACGCAGGGCACGATTACGTGCTCACGATGCGCTTCGAGCGAAACTACAAGCCGTTTTCGCTTAAGCTCATCAAGTTCAGCCACGACGTTTATGAAGGCACCGACATTCCAAAAAACTTTTCGAGTCTTGTGGAGGTGAAGACACCGGACGGGCGCGACAATCGGGAGGTGAATATTTATATGAACCACCCCCTGCGTTACGCCGGGCTGACGTTTTACCAATCCGGTTACGAGGGCGAACACACGACGATTCTCCAAGTGGTGCGCAACCCGAGCTGGCTCATGCCCTACATCGCGTGCCTGATCATGGCGTTCGGTCTCGTCATTCAGTTTGGGCTTTCCTTGATCAAGTTCGCGCGCCGCCGTCGCGCCGCTTCCGACCCTGCCGCCGTATGA